The Arachis ipaensis cultivar K30076 chromosome B07, Araip1.1, whole genome shotgun sequence genome includes a window with the following:
- the LOC107606407 gene encoding ABC transporter C family member 3-like, with amino-acid sequence QECLLGLLRSKTVIYVTHEVEFLAAADLILVMKDGKITHCGKYADLLNNGTDFMELVGAHKKALSTLDSIDEGIVSNEISTLEQDLDVPVSRGGEKEEEKKDEQNGKIDNKGDEAKGQLVQEEERERGRVGFSVYWQFITMAYGGALVPFMLLAHILFQVLQIGSNYWMAWATPISEDVEPPVLETTLIAVYVALAIGSSFCILARTTLLATAVYKTATIICNKMHFCIFRAPMSFFDSTPSGRILNRVSTDQSAVDTNIPYLAASFAFLLIQLLGVIAVMSQSAWQVFIVFIPVIAISIWYQQYYLPPARELSRLVRVCKAPILQNFSETISGTSTIRSFDQQSRFQEKNMKLII; translated from the exons CAGGAATGTTTACTAGGCCTTTTAAGATCAAAGACAGTAATTTATGTTACTCATGAAGTTGAGTTCTTAGCTGCTGCTGACCTTATATTG GTGATGAAAGATGGGAAGATTACTCATTGTGGAAAGTATGCTGATCTTCTTAACAATGGAACTGATTTTATGGAACTTGTTGGTGCACATAAAAAAGCTTTGTCTACACTTGATTCAATAGATGAAGGAATAGTATCCAATGAAATAAGTACCTTGGAACAAGATTTAGATGTTCCTGTTTCTCGGGGTGgagagaaagaagaggaaaagaaagatGAGCAAAATGGTAAAATTGATAACAAAGGTGATGAGGCAAAAGGCCAacttgttcaagaagaagaaagagagagaggtagAGTTGGATTTTCAGTGTATTGGCAATTTATCACTATGGCATATGGAGGTGCTCTTGTTCCTTTCATGCTATTGGCTCATATTCTCTTCCAAGTTCTCCAAATTGGTAGCAACTATTGGATGGCTTGGGCAACACCAATCTCAGAAGATGTGGAGCCACCTGTTTTGGAAACAACTCTTATAGCTGTCTATGTTGCTTTGGCCATTGGAAGTTCTTTCTGCATTCTTGCAAGGACAACACTTCTTGCCACTGCTGTATATAAGACAGCTACCATAATCTGCAATAAGATGCACTTCTGCATCTTTCGCGCACCAATGTCATTCTTTGATTCCACTCCAAGTGGCCGAATTCTAAATAGA GTTTCTACTGATCAAAGTGCAGTAGACACAAACATTCCTTATCTAGCTGCTTCATTTGCCTTTCTCTTGATCCAACTTTTGGGAGTTATAGCAGTGATGTCTCAATCTGCATGGCaagtttttattgtttttatacCTGTGATAGCAATCAGCATTTGGTATCAG CAATATTACTTACCACCAGCTCGAGAGCTATCGCGCTTAGTTAGAGTATGCAAAGCACCAATCCTTCAGAACTTTTCTGAAACAATTTCTGGTACATCAACCATCAGAAGCTTTGATCAGCAGTCTAGATTTCAGGAAAAGAATATGAAACTAATAATATAA